One Pararhizobium sp. IMCC3301 DNA segment encodes these proteins:
- a CDS encoding NAD(P)H-dependent glycerol-3-phosphate dehydrogenase: MNKANRIGIVGGGAWGTALAVAAHNAGAETLLWARNKAIVDHINREHENTAYLPGMKLPEQLLASSTMQPLADCDTALMVVPTQQLRAVFAELMQFWPADKPLILCAKGIERQSGLLPAGIIRDIRPNQVVAALSGPSFAVDVVAGKPTAVSLAADTMARSEALCQMLASPFFRPYAGDDLAGVEIGGALKNVTAVCCGIAAGRALGASAGAALMARGFSEMVRYGVAHGALAETFMGLSGFGDLVLTCSSSQSRNFSFGFGLGAGTLDIGDALEGRVPLAEGAFTASIAARTARTKGLDLPILQTVSEILEGTIGIGAAIHRLLERPLKSEKL; the protein is encoded by the coding sequence ATGAACAAAGCGAACCGGATCGGCATAGTGGGTGGCGGTGCCTGGGGGACGGCTCTTGCGGTAGCGGCACACAATGCCGGGGCGGAAACACTGTTGTGGGCGCGCAACAAGGCAATTGTCGATCACATCAACCGGGAGCACGAAAACACGGCCTATCTGCCCGGCATGAAGCTGCCGGAGCAGCTTCTGGCCAGCTCCACAATGCAGCCGCTCGCCGACTGCGATACTGCGCTGATGGTCGTTCCCACTCAGCAATTGCGTGCCGTGTTTGCCGAATTGATGCAATTTTGGCCAGCGGACAAGCCGCTGATTCTGTGCGCCAAGGGTATCGAGCGGCAGAGCGGCCTCCTGCCGGCGGGAATTATTCGCGACATACGTCCCAATCAGGTGGTGGCGGCGCTCTCCGGACCAAGCTTTGCCGTCGATGTTGTTGCCGGAAAGCCGACCGCTGTCAGCCTTGCCGCAGACACGATGGCGCGCTCGGAAGCGCTCTGCCAGATGCTGGCAAGCCCGTTCTTCCGGCCTTATGCCGGGGATGATTTGGCAGGGGTTGAAATCGGCGGTGCCCTGAAAAACGTCACGGCGGTGTGCTGCGGTATTGCAGCTGGTCGTGCTTTGGGAGCCAGTGCCGGGGCCGCGCTGATGGCGCGCGGCTTTTCTGAAATGGTGCGCTATGGCGTGGCCCACGGCGCCCTCGCCGAAACCTTCATGGGACTGTCCGGATTTGGAGATCTGGTGTTGACCTGTTCCAGCAGCCAGTCACGCAATTTTTCTTTTGGGTTTGGCCTGGGAGCAGGCACGCTTGATATTGGCGATGCGCTGGAAGGGCGGGTGCCGCTGGCCGAAGGCGCCTTTACCGCGAGCATTGCAGCGCGCACGGCACGCACGAAAGGTCTTGATTTGCCAATCCTTCAGACCGTATCAGAAATCCTTGAGGGAACGATTGGAATCGGCGCGGCGATTCACCGCCTGCTGGAGCGGCCGCTGAAATCTGAAAAATTGTAA
- a CDS encoding uroporphyrinogen-III synthase gives MTRSRADISTHETGLEQGSADSRPYIWVTRPQPQADVHAAALAEHGLRPLLSPVLSIRKLPVPKTPPLVPEAVTGLIFTSLNGVLHFPEPWIAAFARHPVFASGTATLEAAKRAGFTDVHGSTGAGSRGMLDSVRTTIPAEKSAHAPALLYVAGATRTPFLEAALAPNYELTLVETYQAELAAQLTPLAIEAFAANQVAAVTLFSSRSAGHAAKLLQDSFGTRADDVLGSLLAVCISPSVATKARQSGFTRIAISNIETADSMAKKLVEQLKIGAIQTNLL, from the coding sequence ATGACACGATCGAGGGCAGACATTTCCACCCACGAAACCGGCCTTGAGCAGGGCAGCGCGGACTCCCGGCCATATATCTGGGTGACAAGGCCGCAGCCTCAGGCTGACGTCCATGCAGCTGCGCTGGCAGAACATGGCCTCAGACCTCTGCTCAGCCCGGTCCTGTCGATCCGCAAGCTGCCTGTTCCCAAGACACCGCCATTGGTGCCGGAAGCGGTTACCGGCCTTATTTTTACCAGCCTCAATGGAGTTCTGCATTTTCCAGAACCCTGGATTGCGGCATTTGCCCGCCATCCGGTATTTGCCTCGGGAACCGCAACACTGGAGGCCGCCAAACGGGCCGGATTTACTGACGTGCATGGCTCGACAGGCGCAGGCAGCCGCGGAATGCTGGATTCGGTACGCACTACAATCCCGGCAGAGAAGAGCGCGCACGCTCCCGCACTTCTATATGTGGCAGGGGCAACCCGCACGCCTTTTCTAGAAGCCGCTCTGGCACCAAATTACGAGTTGACGCTTGTTGAGACCTATCAGGCCGAGCTCGCCGCGCAGCTTACGCCTTTGGCTATTGAGGCGTTTGCCGCCAATCAGGTCGCAGCCGTCACGCTGTTTTCCAGTCGGTCGGCTGGCCATGCCGCAAAATTGTTGCAAGACAGCTTTGGCACGCGCGCTGATGATGTGCTGGGATCTCTGTTGGCAGTCTGCATTTCGCCATCTGTGGCAACCAAAGCGCGACAATCCGGTTTCACCAGAATCGCCATTTCAAACATCGAAACGGCCGATTCAATGGCCAAAAAGTTAGTTGAACAACTTAAAATTGGTGCAATTCAGACCAATTTGTTATGA
- the htpX gene encoding zinc metalloprotease HtpX has translation MNYAKTAMLLAVLTALFMGIGYLIGGTGGALIAFFIALAMNLFSYWKSDKMVLRMHNAVEAHEENAPEFFAIVRGLAEAADLPMPAVYLIKNPQPNAFATGRNPENAAVAATTGLLEALEPEEVAGVMAHELAHIQNRDTLTMTMTATIAGAISMIANFGLFFGGNRNNNGIGIFGVIIAAIVAPLAAAMVQMAISRTREYAADKRGAEICDNPMWLASALGKMARGVSRFENVTAERNPASAHMFIINPLSGARMDNLFSTHPDTENRIAALQAMDQDWNATYDTADQTQTRRSGRPPDTGPWG, from the coding sequence ATGAATTACGCCAAAACCGCCATGCTTCTGGCTGTTCTGACAGCTCTGTTTATGGGGATCGGATATCTGATCGGTGGCACTGGAGGCGCATTAATTGCGTTTTTCATTGCTCTGGCAATGAACCTGTTCAGCTACTGGAAGTCGGACAAGATGGTGCTGCGCATGCACAATGCGGTGGAAGCCCATGAGGAAAACGCTCCGGAATTTTTTGCCATTGTCCGGGGCCTGGCCGAAGCGGCTGATCTGCCAATGCCCGCTGTCTATCTGATCAAGAATCCGCAACCCAACGCTTTCGCTACGGGCCGCAATCCGGAAAATGCGGCTGTCGCCGCAACCACCGGGCTTCTGGAGGCTCTGGAGCCTGAAGAAGTGGCCGGCGTGATGGCCCACGAACTTGCCCATATCCAGAATCGTGACACGCTGACCATGACGATGACTGCGACGATTGCCGGTGCGATTTCGATGATTGCCAATTTCGGGCTTTTCTTTGGCGGCAATCGCAACAATAACGGCATCGGCATTTTCGGCGTCATTATCGCGGCCATTGTTGCGCCTCTGGCTGCCGCGATGGTACAGATGGCGATCAGCCGGACCCGCGAATATGCCGCTGACAAGCGCGGTGCGGAAATCTGCGATAATCCGATGTGGCTGGCCTCTGCTTTGGGCAAGATGGCCCGTGGTGTCAGCCGCTTTGAAAATGTGACCGCTGAGCGCAATCCGGCTTCCGCTCACATGTTTATCATCAACCCGTTGTCAGGTGCCCGGATGGATAATCTGTTTTCCACCCACCCTGATACTGAAAACCGCATTGCAGCGTTGCAGGCAATGGACCAGGACTGGAACGCGACTTATGACACAGCCGATCAAACGCAGACCCGGCGCAGCGGCAGGCCGCCAGATACCGGTCCCTGGGGGTGA
- a CDS encoding YciI family protein, with protein MYFIVYAKDKPGHTQLRIDTRPDHVAWLKLSPVPVAGPLLADDNETMIGSMLIVEADSRADVEALLPNDPYAMVDLFETVEIHPWKWAIGSPAA; from the coding sequence ATGTATTTTATCGTTTACGCCAAAGACAAACCCGGACACACTCAACTGCGTATCGACACCCGTCCGGATCATGTGGCGTGGCTGAAATTATCCCCGGTGCCTGTCGCCGGGCCGCTGCTTGCCGATGACAATGAAACCATGATCGGCTCCATGCTGATTGTGGAAGCAGACAGCCGGGCCGATGTGGAAGCCCTGCTGCCGAATGATCCCTATGCCATGGTCGATCTGTTTGAGACGGTCGAAATTCACCCGTGGAAATGGGCCATCGGTTCACCCGCCGCCTGA
- a CDS encoding EVE domain-containing protein — protein sequence MAYWLFKSEPFKWSWEMQKAKAKAGEEWDGIRNYQARNFMRDMKIGDLGFFYHSNEGKEVVGIVEVCKEIHPDSTTDDPRWECVDIKAVKDLPKPVTLADVKATPALAEMALVKSMRLSVQPVRPDEWALVCKMGGL from the coding sequence ATGGCCTACTGGCTCTTTAAATCCGAACCATTCAAATGGTCCTGGGAAATGCAGAAAGCAAAAGCAAAGGCGGGCGAAGAGTGGGATGGCATCCGCAATTATCAGGCGCGCAATTTTATGCGCGATATGAAAATCGGCGATCTCGGCTTCTTCTATCATTCCAATGAGGGCAAGGAAGTGGTGGGAATTGTCGAAGTCTGCAAGGAAATTCACCCCGACAGCACCACCGACGACCCGCGCTGGGAATGCGTCGACATCAAAGCCGTAAAAGATCTGCCAAAGCCGGTAACGCTGGCCGATGTCAAGGCAACGCCGGCGCTTGCCGAAATGGCGCTGGTCAAATCCATGCGGCTGTCCGTGCAGCCGGTCCGGCCCGATGAATGGGCGCTGGTCTGCAAGATGGGCGGCCTGTGA
- the acs gene encoding acetate--CoA ligase, whose translation MSEIILHPVPESWAESAHIDKQSYQKMYQASVDDPETFWAEHGKRIDWIKPFTKVKNTSFAYEDVSIKWYEDGQLNVSANCVDRHLATRGDQTAIIWEQDDPDAPSDHITYRQLHGHVCRFANVLKDLGVNRGDRVIIYMPMIPEAAYAMLACARIGAIHSIVFAGFSPDALADRITGCQAKLVITADEAPRGGRNTALKSNVDKALEKVSSDVKALVVKRSGGDVAMQEGRDVWLHEAEKSVSDTCEPEPMNAEDPLFILYTSGSTGKPKGVVHTTGGYIVYAAMTHQYVFDYHDGDVYWCTADVGWVTGHSYIVYGPLANGATTLMFEGVPTYPDASRFWQVCEKHKVNQFYTAPTAIRALMGKGNEFVEKCDLSSLKLLGSVGEPINPEAWNWYDQIVGKGKCPIVDTWWQTETGGILITPLPGATATKPGSATFPFFGIEPVILNDQGQLQTGTAEGVLAIKDSWPGQMRTVWEDHDRFVSTYFGTYKGYYFTGDGCRRDEDGYYWITGRVDDVLNVSGHRMGTAEVESALVAHPKVSEAAVVGYPHDIKGQGIYCYVTLMEGDVPSDELRIELQNWVRKEIGPIAKPDILQWAPGLPKTRSGKIMRRILRKIAENETGTLGDTSTLADPSVVDDLIANRANK comes from the coding sequence ATGAGCGAAATCATACTTCATCCGGTACCCGAAAGCTGGGCCGAATCAGCCCATATCGACAAACAGAGCTATCAGAAAATGTATCAGGCATCGGTCGATGATCCCGAGACATTCTGGGCTGAACATGGCAAGCGGATCGACTGGATCAAGCCGTTCACCAAAGTGAAAAACACCTCCTTTGCCTATGAGGATGTCTCCATCAAGTGGTATGAAGATGGGCAGCTCAACGTTTCTGCAAATTGCGTCGACCGCCATCTGGCGACGCGCGGCGACCAGACTGCGATTATCTGGGAACAGGACGACCCGGATGCACCGTCAGACCATATCACCTACCGGCAACTGCATGGCCATGTCTGCCGCTTCGCCAATGTGCTGAAAGATCTTGGCGTTAACAGAGGCGACCGGGTGATCATCTATATGCCGATGATCCCGGAAGCAGCCTATGCCATGCTGGCCTGCGCCCGCATCGGCGCGATTCATTCGATCGTTTTTGCCGGCTTTTCGCCCGATGCGCTGGCCGACCGTATCACCGGGTGCCAGGCAAAACTGGTCATCACTGCCGATGAAGCGCCCCGGGGCGGTCGCAACACTGCGCTGAAATCCAATGTCGACAAGGCGCTGGAAAAAGTGTCGTCAGATGTGAAAGCGCTAGTCGTCAAACGCAGCGGCGGCGATGTTGCCATGCAGGAGGGCCGCGACGTCTGGCTGCATGAAGCGGAAAAAAGTGTTTCCGACACCTGCGAGCCAGAGCCGATGAATGCGGAAGACCCGCTGTTCATTCTCTATACATCCGGCTCGACCGGCAAACCGAAAGGCGTGGTCCATACCACTGGCGGCTATATTGTCTACGCCGCCATGACACACCAATATGTGTTCGATTATCACGATGGTGATGTCTATTGGTGCACAGCCGATGTCGGCTGGGTCACCGGCCATTCCTATATCGTCTATGGCCCGCTCGCCAATGGCGCGACAACTCTGATGTTTGAAGGCGTGCCGACCTATCCCGATGCGTCGCGTTTCTGGCAGGTCTGCGAAAAACACAAGGTAAACCAGTTTTACACCGCACCCACTGCTATTCGCGCCCTGATGGGCAAGGGCAATGAATTTGTCGAAAAATGCGATCTGTCGTCCCTGAAACTGCTGGGCTCGGTTGGCGAGCCGATCAATCCGGAAGCCTGGAACTGGTATGATCAGATTGTCGGAAAAGGAAAATGCCCGATTGTCGATACATGGTGGCAAACCGAAACCGGCGGCATTCTGATTACCCCGCTGCCGGGTGCAACGGCCACCAAGCCCGGCTCGGCGACCTTTCCCTTCTTTGGCATCGAGCCTGTCATTCTCAACGATCAGGGACAACTCCAGACCGGCACTGCCGAGGGCGTGCTTGCCATCAAGGATTCCTGGCCCGGTCAGATGCGCACTGTCTGGGAAGATCACGACCGGTTTGTCTCGACCTATTTTGGGACCTATAAGGGCTATTATTTCACCGGCGATGGCTGTCGCCGCGACGAGGACGGCTATTACTGGATCACCGGCCGGGTCGATGATGTGCTCAATGTCTCCGGCCACCGTATGGGCACTGCTGAGGTGGAATCCGCGCTGGTCGCCCATCCCAAAGTGTCAGAGGCGGCCGTCGTCGGCTACCCGCATGACATCAAGGGCCAGGGAATATATTGCTATGTGACGCTGATGGAGGGCGATGTCCCATCCGATGAGTTGCGCATCGAATTGCAGAACTGGGTGCGCAAGGAAATCGGACCGATCGCAAAACCGGATATTCTGCAATGGGCTCCGGGCCTGCCGAAAACCCGGTCAGGGAAAATCATGCGCCGTATTCTGCGCAAGATTGCCGAAAACGAGACGGGGACCCTCGGCGACACATCCACTCTGGCAGATCCGTCAGTGGTTGATGATCTTATCGCCAATCGTGCCAACAAGTAG
- the tsaD gene encoding tRNA (adenosine(37)-N6)-threonylcarbamoyltransferase complex transferase subunit TsaD encodes MRLLGIETSCDETAAAVIDGHVASDGTPSGRILSNIVLSQKDHAAFGGVVPEIAARAHVMAIDSVIMTAMKQAAIEQADLEFTALDAIAVSSGPGLIGGLIVGLMGAKALALAHDLPFLGINHLEGHALTARLSDGLAYPYLLLLVSGGHSQILLVSGLGRYDRLGSTIDDALGEAFDKTAKLLGLGYPGGPAVERAALGGDADRFRFPMPLRGKMPPNFSFSGLKTAVRQQAGELLKSGHLSDQDVADLCASFQKTVAAIVEDRLIRAWELAMQRADLQAVLMGQPLPLVVAGGVAANMVLRTHLTQLADRLGTRIVTPPLNLCGDNGAMIAWAGLERFSAGESHDFSLAPRARWPLDMKAPTMIGHGRAGAKV; translated from the coding sequence ATGCGCCTTCTCGGTATTGAAACCAGTTGTGACGAAACTGCCGCCGCGGTTATTGACGGTCATGTCGCATCTGACGGCACACCGAGCGGCCGCATTCTGTCGAATATTGTGCTCAGTCAGAAGGACCATGCAGCCTTTGGCGGTGTCGTCCCGGAAATTGCCGCCCGCGCCCATGTCATGGCGATTGACAGCGTCATCATGACGGCGATGAAGCAGGCAGCTATAGAACAGGCAGACTTGGAGTTTACTGCGCTGGATGCGATTGCGGTATCATCCGGTCCGGGTCTGATTGGCGGGCTGATTGTCGGTCTGATGGGGGCCAAGGCCCTGGCGCTGGCCCATGATCTGCCGTTTCTCGGCATCAATCATCTGGAAGGCCACGCCCTGACGGCGCGCCTCAGCGACGGGTTGGCCTATCCCTATTTGCTGCTGCTCGTCTCCGGTGGCCATTCGCAGATTCTGCTGGTCAGCGGATTGGGTCGTTATGACCGGCTTGGCAGCACTATTGATGATGCGCTCGGCGAAGCATTCGACAAGACCGCAAAATTGCTGGGTTTGGGCTATCCCGGCGGTCCTGCGGTGGAACGCGCCGCCCTTGGCGGTGATGCAGACCGGTTTCGCTTTCCCATGCCATTGCGCGGAAAGATGCCGCCGAATTTCTCGTTTTCCGGCCTCAAGACAGCCGTGCGCCAGCAAGCCGGCGAGCTTTTGAAGAGTGGCCACCTGTCAGATCAGGATGTGGCCGATCTGTGTGCAAGTTTCCAGAAAACCGTGGCCGCCATCGTCGAGGATCGCCTGATCCGGGCCTGGGAACTGGCCATGCAGCGCGCCGATCTTCAAGCCGTTCTGATGGGCCAGCCATTGCCGCTGGTTGTGGCCGGCGGCGTTGCCGCCAACATGGTGCTGCGGACGCATTTGACGCAACTGGCCGACCGGTTGGGTACCCGGATTGTCACACCTCCCCTGAATCTGTGCGGCGACAATGGTGCGATGATCGCCTGGGCGGGACTGGAACGTTTCAGTGCCGGCGAAAGCCATGATTTTTCGCTGGCACCACGCGCCAGATGGCCGCTCGACATGAAGGCACCGACCATGATCGGCCATGGCAGAGCCGGAGCCAAGGTATGA
- a CDS encoding RsmB/NOP family class I SAM-dependent RNA methyltransferase, with protein sequence MSNSKPGGTATKQHGSGPNKQNHSKPGHNKSGHNKSGQRNSPGLAPRKVAAHLLGQIITGHKSLDALLDDGKDSGYARLAPQDKALARAIASTTLRHFGEIQQLVNNRLTGRMPPSAPYLPGVIYTGVAQILFMEVADHAAVSLAVDAAASDPKARHFKPLVNGILRGILRERDEFQPDATLNAPGWLRDMLIDQYGAEKAGAIMQANMQRAGLDLTIREDAEGWAKRLDGQLIGDHTVRLAPGTKVLELEGFKSGAWWVQDAAASVPAELLLQALQRRAAVSRANLLDACAAPGGKTAQLAAAGARVTALDISEPRLVRLRENMHRLNLQVEIVAADLLDMDEQPVFDGILLDAPCSATGTIRRHPDVPWLKTRKQIGELAELQRKMLAKAAKLLRPGGILLYCSCSLLAEEGESHLDFVQNELGFQIDPIGPDETALCSPLTVANGVFRSTPDMPTGLDGFFVTRLVHP encoded by the coding sequence GTGAGTAATTCCAAACCAGGTGGCACCGCCACAAAGCAGCATGGTTCAGGCCCCAACAAGCAGAATCACAGCAAACCGGGCCACAATAAATCGGGCCACAACAAATCGGGGCAGCGTAATTCGCCGGGCCTGGCGCCGCGCAAGGTTGCCGCACATCTGCTTGGACAGATCATCACCGGACACAAGTCCCTTGATGCCCTGCTGGACGATGGCAAGGACAGTGGCTACGCGCGTCTGGCACCGCAAGACAAGGCACTGGCGCGGGCTATTGCCTCCACCACTCTGCGCCATTTCGGCGAAATTCAGCAACTGGTCAACAATCGCCTGACCGGACGGATGCCGCCATCTGCGCCGTATCTTCCCGGCGTGATCTATACCGGCGTTGCCCAGATCCTGTTCATGGAGGTCGCCGATCATGCTGCCGTGTCGCTGGCCGTCGACGCCGCTGCATCTGATCCCAAAGCGCGGCATTTCAAGCCTCTGGTCAATGGTATTCTGCGCGGCATTCTGCGCGAGCGGGATGAATTTCAACCCGATGCCACGCTGAATGCGCCGGGCTGGCTGCGCGATATGCTGATCGACCAGTACGGAGCGGAAAAGGCCGGCGCTATCATGCAGGCCAACATGCAGCGGGCCGGACTTGACCTGACCATCCGGGAGGATGCTGAAGGCTGGGCGAAGCGGCTGGATGGGCAACTCATCGGCGATCACACTGTGCGTCTTGCGCCCGGCACGAAAGTGCTTGAGCTGGAAGGCTTCAAGTCCGGTGCATGGTGGGTTCAGGATGCTGCGGCATCGGTGCCGGCTGAATTGCTGTTGCAGGCGCTGCAGCGCCGCGCTGCGGTCTCCCGCGCCAATCTGCTGGATGCCTGCGCCGCGCCCGGCGGCAAAACTGCGCAACTCGCTGCGGCGGGTGCGAGGGTAACCGCGCTTGATATTTCAGAGCCACGTCTTGTCAGGCTGCGTGAAAACATGCATCGGCTGAATCTGCAGGTGGAAATCGTCGCAGCTGACCTGCTCGACATGGATGAACAGCCGGTGTTCGACGGCATTTTGCTGGATGCACCGTGCTCAGCCACCGGAACCATCCGCCGGCACCCGGATGTCCCCTGGTTGAAAACCCGGAAACAGATTGGCGAATTGGCCGAGCTGCAGCGTAAAATGCTGGCCAAAGCGGCAAAATTACTCCGTCCCGGCGGAATTTTGCTGTATTGTAGCTGTTCGCTGCTCGCAGAAGAGGGCGAATCCCATCTGGATTTTGTGCAGAATGAGTTGGGATTTCAGATTGATCCCATCGGGCCGGATGAAACCGCTCTGTGCAGCCCGTTAACCGTTGCAAATGGTGTCTTCAGAAGCACGCCAGACATGCCAACCGGCCTTGACGGATTTTTTGTAACACGGTTAGTGCACCCTTAA
- the hemC gene encoding hydroxymethylbilane synthase: MTLQTKADTSLTPTSTEPLRIGTRGSPLALAQAHELRARLMVAHDLSEDCFAIDVISTAGDRIQDRALNELGGKGLFTEEIEDRLLSGDLDLAVHSSKDMPTVLPDGLELSTILLREDPTDAFLSHKADSLEKLPLGAVVGSASLRRQAMIKHLRPDLKLVNLRGNIETRIRKLADGEVDATLLAAAGLNRLGLAHHITTRLAVDTFLPAAGQGAVCVEVCSNAAAIKSFLAPIHHRETGLCLLAERAFLRELDGSCRTPIAAFAMMEDDVMAFRGMVLSTDGQESYEVTRTLAAPDETTAVDLGTQAGKSIRAQAGDEFLSAIANSLLVLETR; this comes from the coding sequence ATGACGCTGCAAACAAAAGCTGATACAAGCCTGACGCCGACCAGCACCGAACCCTTGCGGATCGGCACAAGGGGCAGTCCGCTCGCCTTGGCGCAGGCCCATGAATTGCGCGCCAGGCTGATGGTGGCGCATGATCTGAGTGAAGATTGCTTTGCCATTGACGTCATCAGCACCGCCGGAGACCGGATTCAGGACAGGGCGCTGAACGAGCTGGGCGGCAAGGGTCTTTTTACCGAGGAGATCGAAGATCGGCTTCTGTCCGGCGATCTGGATCTGGCAGTGCATTCCTCCAAGGATATGCCAACGGTTCTGCCCGACGGACTGGAACTGTCGACGATTCTGCTGCGGGAAGACCCGACAGATGCGTTTCTCAGCCACAAGGCCGATTCGCTGGAAAAACTGCCATTGGGAGCAGTGGTCGGCTCGGCAAGCCTGCGTCGCCAGGCGATGATCAAACACCTGCGGCCGGATTTGAAGCTGGTGAATTTGCGCGGCAACATCGAAACCCGGATCCGCAAACTGGCGGATGGTGAAGTTGATGCCACATTGCTGGCCGCTGCCGGGTTGAACCGGTTGGGTCTGGCACACCACATCACGACGCGGCTTGCAGTCGACACCTTTCTACCGGCCGCAGGGCAGGGCGCAGTATGTGTGGAGGTCTGCAGCAACGCTGCTGCCATCAAATCGTTCCTGGCTCCGATCCATCATCGTGAGACCGGTCTGTGCCTGCTTGCCGAACGCGCCTTTCTGCGCGAGTTGGATGGCTCCTGCCGCACTCCGATTGCCGCCTTTGCCATGATGGAGGACGATGTCATGGCCTTTCGGGGTATGGTTCTGTCGACCGATGGCCAGGAGAGCTATGAAGTTACGCGGACGCTGGCCGCCCCGGATGAAACCACGGCTGTTGATCTGGGCACCCAGGCCGGAAAATCGATCCGCGCCCAGGCTGGTGATGAATTTCTCAGCGCCATTGCCAACAGCCTGCTTGTGTTGGAAACACGCTAG
- a CDS encoding DUF1674 domain-containing protein, whose translation MDKTADVSAQIPVRVPENATQATGSAQTDTGAGQALPAEAVRALAEAAARRDKAAAAAKNLPLEKGGRGGHDPARYGDWEINGRAVDF comes from the coding sequence ATGGATAAAACAGCGGATGTATCAGCTCAAATCCCGGTGCGAGTGCCGGAAAATGCCACCCAAGCCACCGGTTCGGCACAGACGGACACTGGCGCAGGCCAAGCTCTGCCTGCAGAGGCGGTACGGGCCCTGGCCGAAGCGGCTGCCCGCCGGGACAAAGCCGCTGCTGCGGCAAAAAACCTGCCGCTCGAGAAGGGTGGCCGGGGCGGCCACGACCCGGCGCGTTACGGCGATTGGGAAATCAACGGCCGGGCGGTTGATTTTTAA